The DNA region TTCAACTCCAGAATCTCGCCCCGCGCGTCGACCGTGATCTTCTGCGACAGGTCACCCTTGGCCACCGCCGTGGACACCTGCGAGATGTTGCGGACCTGGCTGGTCAGGTTGCCGGCCAGCTGGTTGACGTTCTCGGTGAGGTCACGCCACGTACCGGAAAGGCCCCTGACCTGGGCCTGACCACCGAGCTTGCCCTCGATGCCGACCTCCCGGGCCACCCGGGTCACCTCGTCGGCGAACCACGACAACTGGTCCACCATCGTGTTCACCGTCGACTTCAACTCCAGGATCTCACCCTGGGCGGCCACGGTGATCTTCTGCGACAGGTCACCCTTGGCCACCGCCGTGGAGACCTGGGCGATGTTGCGCACCTGCGCGGTCAGGTTCGACGCCATCGAGTTGACACTGTCGGTCAGGTCCTTCCAGGTGCCCGCGACGTTCGGCACCTGCGCCTGGCCGCCGAGCTTGCCCTCGGTGCCCACCTCCCGGGCCACCCGGGTCACCTGTTCGGCGAAGAGCCTCAGCGTGTCGGTGAGCATGTTGATGGTGTCCGCCAGCTCGGCGACCTCGCCCTTGGCGGACACGGTGATCTTCTGGGACAGGTCGCCGCGGGACATCGCGGTCGCCACCTGCGAGATGGACCGCACCTGGTGGGTGAGGTTCGACGCCATCGAGTTGACGTTGTCGGTCAGGTCCTTCCAGGTCCCGGAGACGCCCTTGACCCGCGCCTGACCACCGAGCTTGCCCTCGGTGCCCACCTCGCGGGCCACCCGGGTCACCTCGTCGGCGAACGACGACAACTGGTCCACCATCGTGTTCACCGTCCGACCGATCCGCAGGAACTCGCCCCGCAGCGGCTGCCCGTCGATCTCCAGCTCCATGTGCTGGGACAGGTCGCCCTCGGCGACCGCCCGGATGACCCGGGCGATCTCGGTGGTCGGTCGACCCAGGTCGTCGATCAACGCGTTGATCGCCTGGTGGTTGTCGGCCCAGGCACCGCCGAAGCCCTCCTCGTCGAGGCGTTCGGTCAGTCGACCGTCCCGGCCGACGATCCGGCTGATCCGGCGCAGGTCCAGGTGCTGGCGCTCCTGCAACGAGACCACCTCGTTGAAGGCGTCCGCCACCTCACCGGCCACGCCGACCCGGCGGGGCAGCCGCACCTTGAGGTCGCCCTGCCCGATCCGGCGCAGTGCCTCGGCGAGCTCGACGAGCAACGCGGTCTCGTCGCCGGTCGTCAGGTGGTCGGTGGTCAGCTCTTTCGCGCGGGTCATCGGATCCTCGCTCAGCTCTGGGAGTGGGCTGACCTCATCATTGCTCGACTACCGTGACAGATGCGAGGTGCACGACCGTTTCGATGAACCGGGCGATCGGAGGAACTGGCAGGTGACAGCAAGGGCCGAGGGTCCCACCACCGGTACTGTGAGTGAACATTTCCGACGAGTACGCCTGCCCGCCGACCGACGAACCCCGGCAACAGCACGCGCGGTAGTCAGATCCGTACTGTCCGACGCGGCCCTGGACGACCTGCTCAACGAGGCCCTGCTGCTGACCACCGAGCTCTCCACCAACGCCGTCGTGCACGCCGGCACCGAACTGATCATCGAAGTGGCGGCCGACCCGGTCGGACTCACCGTCACGGTCACCGACTTCGCCGCCGGACCCATCGAGACCGTCGCCGCCCGCCCCCGCAACGACCGTCAGAACATCGGCGAGGTGCCCGAACGCGGACGCGGCCTGCTGCTGGTCGACCACTTCGCCAGCCGCTGGGGCACCACCCACCTGCCCAGTGGCAAGGGCGTCTGGTTCCGGCTCGACCGGCACCCCGCCACGCCGACGCCCGACCGGGTCCGCCCGGCCGGTCCCGCTGACCCGGTCGACCAGGTCGACCCGTGGCAGGGCGTGTCCGCCGTACCCGCGCCGCCGGTCGACGACGAGCACCGACCGGCCGCCCCCAGCGCCGCCACCCTCGCCGCGCTTCTACAGGCCGCACCGGAGCCGTACGCCGACGATCCGCTCGCCGACCTGGCCGGGACCCTGCTGGCCCGGGTCGCCGACCTGGTCGGGGCGGCCGGCGGCACCATCCGGGTCGACCGCGGCGACGGGTACGGCACCCAGGTGCTCGCCCGCTACGGCCGGTCACCGCGCTCCGGTGAGCTGCTGCGCGTGCCGCTCACCCTGCACCGGCCGTACAGCGGTGAACTGGAACTGGACGCCGCGCCCTCCGACTACGCCCGACCGCTGGCCACCCTGGTCGCCGAGCGGCTCTCCCTGCATCTGGAGAACGACCGGCTGCGCCGCGCCGACCTGCGCCGGCAGACCTGGCTGACCTTCCTGGCCGAAGCCAGCGAGCTGCTCGCCCAGTCGCTCGACGTCGATCTGACCATGGCGCTCATCCCGCAACTGGTGGTGCCCCGGCTCGGCCGGTGGTGCGCGGTGCACACCGCCGACGAGTGGGGGCAGCTGCAGTTGGCCGCCGCGATCCACGCCGACGAGACGGTCCTGCCGGCGCTGCACGCCACGTTGACCGAATCCGGCCCCGACTCGGTCTCCGCCCGGCTACGGGAGGCCTCACGCAGCGGATCCCAGGTGCCGCTCGGCGCCCCGATGGACGGATTCGCCGTACCGCTGGTGGCCCGGGGGCAGCGACTGGGCACCCTCGCCGTCGGCCGGCACGAACGGCACCGGCACGACCCCGACGAGGTCGCTGTGCTGGAGGACGTCGCCCGGCGGGCCGCGCTGGCCATCGACAACGCCCGGATCCATCAGGAACGTCGCCGGGTCGCGCACACCCTGCAGCAGTCGCTGCTGCCCCCGGTGCTGCCGGTGATCGACGGCATCGGGCTGGCCGCCGAGTACGTACCCAGCGGTGACGCGGTGGAGGTCGGCGGCGACTTCTACGACGTGGTGCCGCTGCCCGGCGGCCGGTGGCTGGTGGTCGTCGGCGACGTCTCCGGCAAGGGAGTCCAGGCGGCGACCGTCACCGGGCTGGTCCGCGACGTCATCCGGGTGCTGGTCCGCGACGGCAAGGCGCTGCCGGAGGTGCTGGGCCGGCTCAACGACACGCTCGTCGAACGCGGCGGTGGGCGGTACTGCACGCTGGCCATGGCGGCCATCGGGGTCACCGACGACCAGCGGCTCGACGTCCGGCTGCATCTCGCCGGACACGACCGGCCGGTGCTGGTCAGCGGCGACGGGCAGGCCCAGTTCGTCGGTGCCGGGGGGACCGCACTCGGGCTGCTGGACCAGATCGCCGCGCCGTCGGTGGCGCTGAGCCTGGCGGCGGGCGACTCCCTGGTGTTCTACACCGACGGGATCACCGAGCGGCGTGACGGCCGGGAACTGTTCGGCACCGAACGGCTGCGCCGGGCGGCGGCCCCGCTGGCCGGGTTCTCAGCCGAGGTGGTCGCGGCCCGGCTGCGGACCGCCACGCTCGACTTCTCCGCCGAGGCACCTCGCGACGACATCGCGATCCTGGTCGTCCGCAACGAACTGGCGACCGGCGCGGGTCAGACGGGCGCGGGGCCGGCCGATCACCTCACAGGCCGCCGGGAAGCCGGCCGGGGGCCAGCCGGCGGTGCGGGTCGAAGGCCTGCTTGAGCTGGCGCAACCGGGGCAGATCCGGTACGTCGCCCCAGATGTCGACGGACCGGCGTACCGCTGCCGGTGCCGCCAGCACCTGGCAGGTCCCGCCCCGGGCGAGGAGCACCGTACGTACCGTCGTGAGCAGCCCGGCGATCCGCTCCGGTGGGGTCGCCCCGGGCAGTACGGCGTGCACCAGGCCGGTGCCGGCCGAACCGCGCACCCCGACCGGCGCACCGACGGCGTCCCGCAGGGCGTAGATCGCCGCGTGCAGGTGGGCCACCGGCACCGCCAAGCGGATCGCGACGTCACCGGGACCGAACGGGTAGCGCTGCCACCAGGTTGGCGGGCGGTCGGTGACGGTGGCGGTGCCGCCGAGCAGGGCAGCGGCGCGGTCGGCGCGGCTGCCGGTCGGGCCCGGCTCACCTTCGAACAGCACCGCGAGCGTTCCCGACCGTACGGCTGGTCCCGACCGTACGGTCGATCCCGGCCCGGCGGCCCGGACCAGCCCGGTCGATGCGTCGGACGCCGGCAGGTCCAGCTCGATCGCCGCCGGTTGCAGCCCGGTGCCGGTCAACTCCTCGACGAGGTCGTGCACCTCCAGCGGGGTGGCGACGGACCGGCAGACCCAGCGGCGGTCGGCCGGTGCGGGCTGCAGACGCACGGTCGCCGAGACCAGCACCGCCAACGCGCCCTGCGACCCGCAGAGCAGCTCCGGCAGCTGGTCGGGGCCGCCGCCGCTGGACGCGGCCCGGACCAGGGCGCCCGCGGCGTCGACGTAGTCGACGCCGGTCAGGTGCCGGCAGGGTGAGCCGTGCCGGTGGCTCAACGGGCCGGCCTCGGCGGTGGCGACGACCCCGCCGACCGTGGCGGCGGCCGAGGGCGGATCGAACGGCAGTCGCCAGCCGGTCCGGCCGACCGCCCGCTGGGCCGCCTGCAGGGTGGTGCCGGCGCCGACCCGTACGGTGGCCGAACCCGGCGGATGGTGCCAGATCCCGGAGAGCCGGACGGTGTCCAACAGAATGTCCACATGCGGCGGCGTGGAACCCCAGTCCAGTTTGCTGCCCGAGCCACGGGGCACCAGCGTCAGACCCCGGTCGGCGCAGAGCCGCAGGACATCGGCGACCACCCCGGGACTGCCGGGTGACACCACCCACCGCGGCGTGGTCGCCGCCACCGCGTCGCCCACGCTGCCCCGGCGCGCGTACCGGGCACCGCAGATCTCCGCCAGGTGATCCAGCACACCACCACCTCCCGCTGGACATCGTACACATGTTCTAATCGACGTCGAGTGGTCGACGACGGGCACCGGCCCGTCGCCGGCGGGCGGTACCGTGGCCGGGTGACGACCGACGCACCCGTGCCTCCCGCCGCCAAGCGTGTCCCGACCGAGCGCACCCACCACGGCGACACCGTCGTCGACGAGTACGCCTGGCTGGCGGCCAAGGAAGACCCGGACACGATCGCCTACCTGGAGGCCGAGAACGCCTACACCGAGGGTGCCACGGCACACCTCGCCGCGCTGCGCGAGACGTTGTTCGCCGAAACGAAACGGCGCACCCAGGAGACCGACCTGTCGGTGCCGACCCGCAAGGGCGACCACTGGTACTACACCCGGACCGTCGAGGGCCAGCAGTACGGGATCCAGTGCCGACGACCGGTCCATCCAGACGAGACGCACCCGCCGGCCACCGCCGACGGTGCGCCACCGCCCGACGAGGAGATCCTGCTCGACGGCAACGCCCTCGCCAAAGGACACGACTTCTTCGCGTTGGGCACCTTCGACGTCAGCCCGGACGGACGGTGGCTGGCCTACTCCACCGACTTCACCGGCGACGAACGCTTCACCCTGCGGGTCAAGGACCTGGCCAGCGGGCAGGTGCTGCCCGACGAGATCCCGTCGACCTTCTACGGCACCGCCTGGTCGGCCGACGGCAGCGTGCTGTTCTACCTGACCGTCGACGACGCGTGGCGACCGTACCGGGTCTGGCGGCACCGGGTCGGGACCACCGCCGACACCGACGAGGTGGTCTACCAGGAGGATGACGAACGGTTCTGGGTCGGCGTGGAGCTCACCCGCTCCGAGCGGTTCATCCTGATCGACGCACACAGCAAGACCACCAGCGAGGTACGGGCGCTGCCAGCCGCCGACCCCACCGCCGAGCCGGTCGTCATCGCGCCCCGCCGACAGGGTGTCGACTACTCGGTCGAACACCACGGGCACCGGTTCCTGATCCTGCACAACGACGGTGCCGAGGACTTCGCCCTCGCGTACACCTCGGCGGACACCCCCGGCGACTGGATGCCGCTGATCGACCACACGCCCGGCACCCGGCTCGAATCGGTGGACGCGTTCGCCAACCACCTGGTGGTCTCGCTGCGCACCGACGGACTCACCGGGCTGCGGGTGCTGCCCACCGGCGGCACCGACACCTTCGACCTGGAGTTCCCCGAGCCGATCTACAGTGTCGGACTGGACACCAACCCGGAGTACACCACCACCAGCCTGCGGATCCGCTACACCTCGCTGGTCACCCCCGACTCCGTCTACGACTACGACCTGGTCACCCGGTCGATGACGCTGCTCAAGCGCAAGCCGGTGCTCGGCGGCTACGACCCGGACGACTACGAACAGCACCGGGAGTGGGCGATGGCCGACGACGGCACCCGGGTGCCGATCTCGGTGGTCTGCCGCGCCGGCACCCCGCGCGACGGGTCCGCCGCCTGCGTCATCTACGGCTACGGCTCGTACGAGATCAGCATGGACCCCTGGTTCTCGGTTCCCCGGCTGTCGCTGCTC from Solwaraspora sp. WMMD791 includes:
- a CDS encoding FAD-binding oxidoreductase, with the translated sequence MLDHLAEICGARYARRGSVGDAVAATTPRWVVSPGSPGVVADVLRLCADRGLTLVPRGSGSKLDWGSTPPHVDILLDTVRLSGIWHHPPGSATVRVGAGTTLQAAQRAVGRTGWRLPFDPPSAAATVGGVVATAEAGPLSHRHGSPCRHLTGVDYVDAAGALVRAASSGGGPDQLPELLCGSQGALAVLVSATVRLQPAPADRRWVCRSVATPLEVHDLVEELTGTGLQPAAIELDLPASDASTGLVRAAGPGSTVRSGPAVRSGTLAVLFEGEPGPTGSRADRAAALLGGTATVTDRPPTWWQRYPFGPGDVAIRLAVPVAHLHAAIYALRDAVGAPVGVRGSAGTGLVHAVLPGATPPERIAGLLTTVRTVLLARGGTCQVLAAPAAVRRSVDIWGDVPDLPRLRQLKQAFDPHRRLAPGRLPGGL
- a CDS encoding S9 family peptidase is translated as MTTDAPVPPAAKRVPTERTHHGDTVVDEYAWLAAKEDPDTIAYLEAENAYTEGATAHLAALRETLFAETKRRTQETDLSVPTRKGDHWYYTRTVEGQQYGIQCRRPVHPDETHPPATADGAPPPDEEILLDGNALAKGHDFFALGTFDVSPDGRWLAYSTDFTGDERFTLRVKDLASGQVLPDEIPSTFYGTAWSADGSVLFYLTVDDAWRPYRVWRHRVGTTADTDEVVYQEDDERFWVGVELTRSERFILIDAHSKTTSEVRALPAADPTAEPVVIAPRRQGVDYSVEHHGHRFLILHNDGAEDFALAYTSADTPGDWMPLIDHTPGTRLESVDAFANHLVVSLRTDGLTGLRVLPTGGTDTFDLEFPEPIYSVGLDTNPEYTTTSLRIRYTSLVTPDSVYDYDLVTRSMTLLKRKPVLGGYDPDDYEQHREWAMADDGTRVPISVVCRAGTPRDGSAACVIYGYGSYEISMDPWFSVPRLSLLDRGVVFAVAHVRGGGELGRRWYDHGKMLAKKNSFTDFVACARHLVKAGWTTTDRLVARGGSAGGLLMGAVANLAPEAFGGVVAQVPFVDALNTILDPSLPLTVTEWEEWGNPLADPEVYAYMRSYTPYENVTAANYPPILAVTSLNDTRVFYHEPAKWVAKLRAVAPGGSYLLKTEMGAGHGGPSGRYDAWHEEAFVTAWILDRVGLAGH